A single Pseudomonas putida DNA region contains:
- a CDS encoding phage tail protein I has translation MQSLLPLNRSALERAIEVAADEDLKVSLRRLYSPDSCPAPLLYHLAWAWSVDRWEDSWSDEIKRSVIRAAFFVHAHKGTLGALRRVVEPFGYLIEVQEWWQATPPAQAGTFALKIGVSDAGISESTYQELSSLIDDARPVSRHLTGLVISLESRGALHVGCAIQDGDELDIYPLTPRDIEVIGAIGRGGREHTIDTLDIAHG, from the coding sequence ATGCAGAGCCTGTTGCCGCTCAATCGCTCAGCGCTGGAGCGGGCCATCGAAGTGGCGGCCGATGAGGACCTGAAGGTCAGCCTGCGCCGGCTCTACAGCCCCGACAGCTGTCCCGCGCCGCTGCTTTATCACTTGGCCTGGGCCTGGTCGGTGGACCGCTGGGAAGACAGCTGGAGTGACGAGATCAAGCGTTCGGTGATCCGCGCGGCGTTCTTCGTCCACGCCCACAAAGGCACCCTCGGTGCGCTCCGGCGTGTGGTGGAGCCGTTCGGCTACCTGATCGAGGTGCAGGAGTGGTGGCAAGCCACGCCGCCTGCACAGGCGGGCACCTTCGCACTGAAGATCGGCGTTTCCGATGCGGGCATCAGTGAAAGCACCTACCAGGAACTGTCATCGCTGATCGATGACGCCCGGCCAGTCAGCCGCCATCTGACCGGGCTGGTGATCAGCCTCGAAAGCCGAGGCGCCCTTCATGTCGGCTGCGCGATCCAGGACGGCGACGAACTGGACATCTACCCGCTGACGCCCCGTGACATCGAAGTCATCGGCGCCATCGGGCGTGGCGGCCGCGAACATACAATCGATACCTTGGACATTGCACATGGTTGA
- a CDS encoding baseplate assembly protein, giving the protein MSQVDLSKLPAPQLLEDLDYEALYQADLDTFREYLGDAWSANLESDPVTKLLEVGAYRKLLNRARINDAAKALLLAYAQGTDLDQLAANVSLQRLVIQAEDLASVPPVEALLEADDALRERVQLVYEGLTTAGPRNSYILHARNASGQVADATAESPSPAVVDVTVLGLEGNGEASPELLAQVAAYLNDDDIRPVADRVNVRSADILPYRIDAVLYLADSGPEYEAILAECQRRLEAWINPRRRLGVEVARSGIDAQLHIDGVSRVELSGWADIRPSKAQAAWCSGFTLKRGG; this is encoded by the coding sequence ATGAGCCAGGTCGACCTGTCGAAGCTGCCTGCACCACAGCTGTTGGAGGACCTCGACTACGAAGCCCTCTATCAGGCCGACCTGGACACCTTCCGCGAATACCTTGGCGACGCCTGGAGCGCCAATCTGGAGAGTGACCCGGTCACCAAGCTGCTCGAAGTCGGCGCCTACCGCAAGCTGCTCAACCGGGCGCGCATCAACGATGCCGCCAAGGCGCTGCTGCTGGCCTACGCCCAGGGCACTGACCTGGACCAGCTGGCGGCCAACGTCAGCCTGCAGCGCCTGGTGATCCAGGCCGAGGACCTGGCCAGCGTCCCGCCCGTCGAGGCCTTGCTGGAGGCGGACGATGCCCTGCGTGAGCGGGTGCAGCTGGTCTACGAAGGCCTGACCACCGCGGGCCCGCGCAACAGTTACATCCTGCATGCCCGCAACGCTTCGGGGCAGGTGGCTGACGCCACCGCCGAAAGCCCGTCGCCGGCCGTGGTGGATGTCACCGTGCTGGGCCTGGAAGGCAATGGCGAGGCCAGCCCCGAGCTGCTGGCGCAGGTGGCGGCTTATCTCAACGATGACGACATACGCCCGGTCGCCGACCGGGTCAATGTACGCAGCGCCGATATCCTGCCCTATCGCATCGATGCCGTGCTGTACCTGGCCGACAGCGGCCCTGAGTACGAGGCGATCCTCGCCGAGTGCCAGCGTCGCCTGGAGGCCTGGATCAACCCGCGACGGCGGCTGGGCGTGGAAGTGGCCCGCTCGGGCATCGATGCCCAGCTGCATATCGATGGTGTCAGCCGGGTCGAGCTGAGCGGTTGGGCGGATATTCGCCCGAGCAAGGCCCAGGCAGCGTGGTGCAGCGGTTTCACCTTGAAGCGGGGTGGCTGA
- a CDS encoding GPW/gp25 family protein — protein MIGMDRRTGQPLAGIDHLRQSIEDILTTPLGSRRMRPEYGSQLRRFVDLPVNEGWKSAVQAEVARALGRWEPRLQLQRVKVVAVLDGQVSLALSGRYLGDEALLEVSV, from the coding sequence ATGATCGGCATGGACCGCCGCACCGGCCAGCCACTGGCCGGCATCGATCATTTGCGCCAGTCCATCGAAGACATCCTCACCACGCCGCTGGGCAGCCGACGCATGCGCCCGGAATACGGCAGCCAGTTGCGGCGCTTCGTCGACCTGCCAGTCAACGAGGGCTGGAAAAGCGCCGTGCAAGCCGAAGTGGCTCGCGCACTGGGCCGTTGGGAGCCGCGCCTGCAATTGCAGCGGGTCAAGGTCGTCGCGGTGCTCGACGGCCAGGTCAGCCTGGCTTTGAGTGGTCGCTACCTGGGCGACGAAGCGTTGCTGGAGGTGAGCGTATGA
- a CDS encoding phage baseplate assembly protein V yields MSYVSAMHDRMLACMVIPCRVVAVDLAAARVRVSDGSGWTSAWLRWHAQAAGQARHWRAPSLGEQGVLLNPSGEPAQGTFLPGLYGNAGSAADNREHAEVWRFADGGSLSYDWQASHYDIQLPGGSATIKVGASTVQVSDAAINLQAAAINLTGNVTIDGALQVSGDINGGGWIIDTAGNTANHKH; encoded by the coding sequence ATGAGCTACGTCAGTGCCATGCATGACCGCATGCTGGCGTGCATGGTCATTCCCTGCCGGGTGGTTGCGGTGGACCTTGCAGCCGCTCGGGTGCGGGTATCCGACGGCAGTGGCTGGACCAGTGCCTGGCTGCGCTGGCATGCCCAGGCTGCCGGCCAGGCCCGGCACTGGCGAGCACCTAGTCTGGGCGAGCAGGGCGTACTGCTCAACCCCAGTGGCGAGCCGGCCCAGGGCACGTTCCTCCCCGGCCTGTATGGCAATGCCGGGAGTGCGGCGGATAACCGCGAGCATGCCGAGGTCTGGCGTTTCGCTGATGGTGGTTCGCTCAGCTATGACTGGCAGGCCAGCCACTACGACATCCAGCTGCCTGGCGGCAGCGCGACCATCAAGGTCGGCGCCAGCACCGTTCAGGTCAGCGACGCTGCGATCAATCTTCAGGCGGCAGCGATCAACCTCACTGGCAACGTCACCATCGACGGCGCGCTGCAGGTCAGCGGCGATATCAACGGCGGTGGGTGGATTATCGATACCGCCGGCAACACGGCCAATCACAAACACTGA
- a CDS encoding phage holin family protein — protein sequence MTNEQQALLEMPLWLVIVLALLGGLSGEMWRADKAGATGWSLLRRLALRSGACMVCGVSTVMLLYAGGLSIWAASAFGCMTAVGGADVAMRLYERWAIRRLGLRDTTQADEQ from the coding sequence GTGACGAACGAGCAACAAGCGTTACTGGAGATGCCGCTCTGGCTGGTAATCGTCCTGGCATTGCTGGGCGGCCTGAGCGGCGAAATGTGGCGGGCCGACAAGGCCGGAGCCACCGGTTGGTCGCTGCTGCGCCGTCTGGCGCTGCGCTCCGGGGCCTGCATGGTCTGCGGCGTGTCGACCGTGATGCTGCTGTATGCGGGCGGCCTGTCGATCTGGGCGGCCAGTGCATTTGGCTGCATGACCGCCGTCGGCGGCGCCGATGTCGCCATGCGCCTTTACGAACGTTGGGCGATACGGCGCCTGGGCTTGCGCGACACCACGCAGGCCGACGAGCAATAA
- a CDS encoding LexA family transcriptional regulator yields MHVMQKRNVATVLRELLDRHGLSPTELYRRTGVPQSTLSRILGGKIVDPSDKHVSKIAEYFGVSTEQLRGRAELGESREAALPAHGHADLSDISLWDDETPVEDDEVSVPFLREVELAAGSGRFVIEESERARLRFGKRSLRHNGVQFDQAKCVTVRGNSMLPVLRDGATVGVNTGKCSIGDIIDGDLYAINHNGQLRVKQVYRLPTGIRLRSFNRDEHPDEDYSFQQMQDEQISLLGHVFWWGMYAR; encoded by the coding sequence ATGCATGTTATGCAAAAACGCAATGTAGCCACCGTACTCAGAGAACTGCTCGACCGCCACGGCCTGTCCCCGACGGAGCTGTACCGGCGCACGGGCGTCCCTCAATCCACCTTGTCGCGGATCCTCGGCGGCAAGATCGTCGACCCTTCCGACAAGCACGTGTCGAAGATCGCCGAATACTTCGGTGTAAGCACCGAGCAGCTGCGCGGTCGCGCCGAGCTGGGCGAGTCGCGCGAAGCGGCGTTGCCGGCCCACGGCCATGCGGACCTCAGCGATATCAGCCTGTGGGACGATGAAACCCCCGTCGAGGATGACGAGGTGTCGGTACCTTTTCTTCGCGAGGTCGAATTGGCAGCAGGATCAGGAAGATTCGTCATCGAAGAGAGCGAGCGAGCGCGGCTGCGGTTTGGCAAGCGCAGCCTGCGTCACAACGGCGTGCAGTTCGACCAGGCCAAGTGTGTGACCGTGCGCGGCAACAGCATGCTGCCGGTGCTGCGCGATGGCGCGACGGTCGGTGTGAACACCGGCAAATGCTCGATCGGTGACATCATCGATGGCGATCTCTACGCCATCAACCATAACGGCCAGCTGCGGGTTAAGCAGGTTTACCGCCTGCCTACCGGTATCCGCCTGCGCAGCTTCAACCGTGACGAACACCCCGATGAGGACTACAGCTTCCAGCAGATGCAGGACGAACAGATCAGCCTGCTCGGGCATGTGTTCTGGTGGGGCATGTACGCTCGCTGA
- a CDS encoding glycoside hydrolase family protein, translating to MARLTEAHAGCANALRFLDLIAFSEGTSTVSGSDAGYNVLYGGGLFQGYADHPRRRLTLPINGKPVTSTAAGRYQLLERYWDAYKVSLRLTGGFTPENQDRVALQQVRERRALDDIRAGRIGQAIAKCSNIWASFPGNVYGQNPHKLEKLLAQWDRLGGVAA from the coding sequence ATGGCCAGACTCACCGAAGCCCATGCCGGATGCGCCAACGCGCTCCGCTTCCTGGACCTGATCGCCTTCTCGGAAGGCACATCAACCGTCAGCGGCAGCGATGCCGGTTACAACGTGCTGTACGGCGGCGGCCTGTTCCAGGGTTATGCCGACCACCCGCGGCGCCGGCTGACCTTACCTATCAACGGCAAGCCGGTTACCAGCACTGCGGCCGGCCGGTACCAGCTGCTCGAGCGCTACTGGGATGCCTACAAGGTCAGCCTGCGTCTGACCGGCGGATTCACCCCGGAGAACCAGGACCGAGTCGCGCTGCAGCAGGTTCGCGAGCGCCGTGCGCTCGACGACATCCGTGCCGGGCGAATAGGCCAGGCGATCGCCAAGTGCTCCAACATCTGGGCCAGCTTCCCGGGTAACGTCTACGGCCAGAATCCGCACAAGCTGGAGAAGCTGCTGGCGCAGTGGGATCGGCTCGGCGGGGTGGCGGCATGA